A single region of the Coregonus clupeaformis isolate EN_2021a chromosome 16, ASM2061545v1, whole genome shotgun sequence genome encodes:
- the LOC121585176 gene encoding LOW QUALITY PROTEIN: phosphatidylinositol N-acetylglucosaminyltransferase subunit C-like (The sequence of the model RefSeq protein was modified relative to this genomic sequence to represent the inferred CDS: substituted 1 base at 1 genomic stop codon), which translates to MGADSGSGAAPGPAVPWRKVLWERQPFPDNYVDRRFLEELRRNEGLRQYRYWAVVREAGLVSQQITCVALFLTLWLYMEQGLLSPSTLLWSGLLCALLGYGLYQGLAPRGDSDNHHRTRWSDLQSASIFLSFTFGFSPVLGTLTESVSTDTVYAMTALMLLAHLVAFPYAXPSPPGSLSLNAALFASVCLASRLPGDLHTSGGLDSSSSPSSLHTFTMLCWALLVFALWPCLLQRLRDRAPRGFGGVCVLVGVCGVGGLGSLWPGGAVLLAAVLGTVTLLCPLLLIRLQSDKDNIQGPWDEAEIREDLTRFLH; encoded by the coding sequence ATGGGGGCAGACAGTGGGTCAGGGGCAGCCCCAGGCCCAGCGGTGCCCTGGAGGAAAGTTCTATGGGAACGTCAGCCCTTTCCTGATAACTATGTGGACCGCCGCTTCCTGGAGGAGCTCAGGAGGAACGAGGGCCTCCGCCAATATCGCTACTGGGCCGTGGTGCGGGAGGCAGGACTGGTGTCTCAGCAGATCACCTGTGTGGCTCTGTTCCTCACTCTATGGTTGTACATGGAGCAGGGCCTGCTCTCCCCTTCCACGCTGCTGTGGAGCGGCCTGCTCTGTGCCCTGCTGGGCTATGGACTCTACCAAGGACTGGCTCCGCGGGGAGATTCAGACAACCACCATCGTACACGTTGGTCTGACCTGCAGAGTgcctccatcttcctctccttcACCTTTGGGTTCTCTCCTGTCCTTGGGACGTTAACAGAGTCAGTCAGTACAGACACGGTGTACGCCATGACAGCCCTGATGCTGCTGGCCCACCTGGTGGCCTTCCCCTACGCCTAACCTTCTCCCCCTGGGAGCCTCTCTCTCAACGCTGCCCTGTTCGCCTCTGTCTGCCTGGCCTCGCGCCTCCCCGGGGACCTGCACACCTCCGGTGGCCTGgactcttcctcctctccatcctcccttcaTACCTTCACCATGCTCTGCTGGGCCCTGTTAGTGTTTGCCCTATGGCCTTGCCTGCTGCAGCGGCTGAGAGACCGTGCCCCGCGGGGgtttgggggtgtgtgtgtgctggtgggtgtgtgtggggtgggggggcttgGCTCTCTGTGGCCTGGGGGGGCTGTGCTGTTGGCTGCAGTGTTGGGGACTGTGACCCTGCTGTGTCCTCTACTGTTGATCCGACTGCAGAGTGACAAAGATAACATCCAGGGACCCTGGGATGAAGCCGAGATACGAGAGGACCTAACACGCTTTCTCCATTGA